The genomic region GCTCCAGATTTCTGAATGCAGATGCTGACCTGGTGGGGATAGGGCAGGGTAGGGCTGGAGCACGTGCCTTGTTCCTCattccatttctgtttcaaagcagagaagaagaaagggagatCGGCCACCTTCTACCCTCTAGACAACACCCCCTTCCTGCTTCCCGTGGATGAGACACAACCGCCGGCGCTCAACAGCAGCATGGAGCCCGTGGGCGTTAGCACAGAGATGGCACTGCTCAGCAACGTCCTAGCAGCGTATGCCTTTATCACAGGTAGGTCTTGTGGCTGCCATCTCTCTGGGCTCTCACGAGCTCCTTGTAGATCCTCAACTGAACCTATATTTCACAGTCACCTAGGGCTAAATCTGCCACTTTGaagcatttgtatttttcattcatcTCTCAGCAAATTCTCCCTTGAAAGACCTGACCAGGGCAGCTCTAGCAGACAGTATATAACCGGGTTTATTGTGCTCTGCTTTCCACTGGATTTGCTCTCATCTGGAGTTAAATACAATGTAATCTTACATGTGGTATTATTCCTAATGTTCCATTTTCCTGGAGATCAAAGCCTGACTCATTAAGGAGGCAAGCCTGTTGTCCTGTAATTTGGAAAATAAGCAGCACTCAGATCATTACCCTGCTTAGGAGAATTTGGCTTATCTTCAGTGGAAGTGTGAAGATGAAGTAACTTGAGAGTCTGCTTAATTGCATATTTAAATCTAGTTTAGAGTAAGATTTCCTTGGATCACAGTTTATCTTTCACCCACAGGTATCTTTCAAGTAACAGAGGTGCAGTCTTCTAATAAGATACACTTTAAAAGTTGAAATAAAGATTGTATACCCTACTGAGTGCTTGGGATCAACACCAGTGATAGCACATAGTACAGCAGAGGCAGGTGATGTAGTGCAAGTATTTCCTATCCCACAGCTGCATGAGGTACCTTGTCAGCAGTAAGGGTTGCCTAAAGAGTTGGAGGACCTAGCCCAAAACCAGGAGAGGCACTGGCTGAATAGCATCGGATGCACTAATTCAGCATATTTTAGGCCaatctctgctgctttcaccAGAAGGAGGGCTCTGGTTTCTGTGTAACTAGCCTCCTGAGGCAGGACATACTGTTTGTGGTCACTTTTTCTTATGGgtgttttccatttgtttaaTGAAAGGTTTCTATGCTTATTACCTTGCAGTGCTTATTGCCTAGCAATAATACCTTGCTAATAATATTAACGTGTTGCTCTTTTGCTACATGCTGTTAATAATTCTGTATACTGCAGCCAGTCTGCTGGCACCACTGTAACGCAATTATGCTATTCTGGAGCTTTGAGGTCTGTGTAACTAAAACTCCAATATCTGTGAGCTAGTTTTTCATGTCTGTGTGCCATTCAGTCTTGCTAATTCATTAAATATTAATGCATTCTCAGTGCCATGCTCTTGCTGAGATACCATCATGTTGCTGCAGACCAGTATTCTGGTTTGAAACAACTAACCTGGGCTTTGCGGTTTGGAATCACTGAGTAGATTAGTAAGAGTCTTCTGCACATTTAGTGGAGGGTCCTTCTAAAAGTACCATGAATGGTGAATCCAAAGTTCTCCCCTTCTACATGTCCAGTGGTGGCATCAGGATCCATCTTTTCATGACACCTTTAAGAAGCAGGCAGCTTAAGAGGAATTAGTAGTATTCTTCACAAAAGGTAGCGGAGTAGGATGTATTTTTGTCTTGCACAGCCTTCTTTAAGGAAAGATTAGAACAAGCAAACTTTAAAGTAGTCTCCTCTCTGTCACACTTCTCCCCATCTCTTACCTACAGTTGCCATTTTTTGGCATGAAAATACCTGCATTCCCAATCttactataaaataaaatgttgttaatattatttttcccctctgaacaGTAATGGACAGCAGAATGTTGTAGGATTTATGGTTGGGGACAGCTGGGACTATGATTCAGGGCTGCTGACGATGCCCCATGGACTTTGCTTCCACAGACCACAGCAGAAGTCTTTGACCCTGCATTCGTTTTGTAGGGCACAAGGCCTTGATTCATTCCCTTCACAAGGTGTCAGTCTTGGCAGGAGCCTCTAGATTTTACTGTAgcacaaataataaataaggaCAGCTTTAACTGTCTTGTTTCTGTGGGATTTGCTTGCCCTCTCATGATGTGGTCTCCTTGTGATGTGTTCACATCCACTGGAAGTCAAATAGGTAAAACTCAGACCTCACGGCTTTGGTTTCCAGTGATGAGTTCAGGAGCTTGTTGCTCATGTTTTCCAGTATACTTAACCATGGCTGTTAGATGGGTTTTAGTCTCAATGATATATATGTTCAGTTTGttatttattacagaaataattgaTGGCTGCCCCATGGATTGAAACAGCAGATGCCCTAAACCATCTTTATCTGCTGCATGCAATTTagccccctgcttttagcagaaACGATGGATttggaattatttattttgtcataCATGAATATGGAGAGGTTTTAGATTATGAGTTCAAAGACAAGCTGTGTCACAGGGCACAAATATAATTTGCATAAAACTAGAGCACTGCAAAGCCATTCCTCTTCATATTGCAGATTTTGAGCAGAGGAACCGTTggaatttttccttctccctgagTTTGGGGCCCTGAAGGCAGCTTAAGCCACAGCAGCTGTTGATGTCCATAGAGGAGCCATTATAGTGGCTCAGGAAAGGCAGGGTATCAGGCGGCCAGGGAGGGCTGGTTCTGGTTCACACATCTTCCCACTGCTCCTGACCACAGCCGTGGTGCCAAAGAGAAACATTAGTGCAAGAACTGTTCTGTTTCATGACACTAAAAACATCTCTCAGGTAAACTCTGCAGACTGAAAGTGCTGTATTCAGGGTTTCCCTGTGCTGATGAGTTGGCTTAAAACAGgactttgaaagagaaaattgtAAATAGGCCGGGACAACATATAAAGGTGTTTTTTCTGTTGGGGCAGTGTGTTGTATACTTTCACACCCACTCCTGGAAAAAGCAACTACGGGCGCTTGGTATTTCATGGGTAAAGTGCGTGCTTGAAAGGACATTCCACTCTACTACTTTTCCTGCCTCCTGGCAGTGGGGTGTCTCTTAGCCTGAGTGGTGCATCCACAAATCAATGGGATCCCCTCTGTGCTTGGTGGTGTTCACTTTTTCTGCACAAAATGGCAAGGTTTGGGTGGGCAGCTGCAGATGGAGTCTGCAGGTTCAGTCACTTGCACGTGCAGAGTCTTGCAGTGCACAGAGGCGAGAAGAGCCAATATTAGCGAAAGCCTCTGTGCCCATTTCCACAATCTTTTTGGCCAATGTTCCCTTATGAAATTTGGGAACATTCCTATTGACAACCGAGGAGTGAAGAATCACagcacagcaggaagaaaagcctCTTTGCAGGACTGTTGGTTTTCACCGTCAAATCTGTTTGCAGCTATCATCATGGTTAGGAGTGTCAAAGCCAGTTAGGTGTTAGTCTTATCCCAGCTTCCAGAATTATGAAAacaacatttcttcagaaatgggGAGAAAGAGTGAGCATTGTCAATGAGGAGTGAATTTATGAGCTgatcaaacaaataaatattacCTGGAGTTCAGTCTtgcaaaagataaaaatttgAAAGGTGATTTTCtttatagaattattttttttttaattagatgcAATCTCTGCCTACAAACCTCAGACCTGTTATTTGTCATGGACCTGTTCGAAAGCCTGTCTGAGTGTTTGGAAAGACTTCACTAGCCTCAATGACAGCTGGAACTGTCTTTGCAGTCACAGACTACCAGCAAGACCAGAACCATCCCTCGTGGTTGTATAAATATCAAATATTCAAATTGTATCAGAGCACTTCCAGTGCCTCCTTTTGGACTGGACCTGATTCTAGTTTTGTCATTGCATTCAGGCTGAAGTAGTTGGAGGGAAACCTCCACAAATCCCTGTTATATTCTTCTTCCACAAGCAAAGCTTTGCTGCCAAGTTATTAACAAGGGGCttccaaaaaacaacccagggGACATAATTCCAACTTTCAGACTGCTTGGCCCGAGTCTTATTAATAAGGGGCTCCTGGAGAGCTTCCTCTGTTCTACAAGGGGATTTCGGCAGCCTGTGGGGCTAACTGTAAATTCCCTAGAAGATATTGCTCCTACTGTTTGTCTGGCCATGCTTAATGTTGAACCTTTTACTGGGGCCCTCTGAAATTTTCCTCCCCACTGAGGTTTCTGAATGCATGAAGCCATCACAGGAAGCCAGCAGCATTAATGcctagattattttttatttattgaaacAATTTATTATAATAGCAATAACAACCTTGGCCTGGGGCATTTCCTGGGGAATTAATGGCAGTCTGGGCTGATGCTCCCAGCAGATTGTTAGCCCTCAGGAAACAGGCTCCGTAATTGCTGCTGGTTTggttggaaaaacaaaataaaatgtgtttctaattTTTGGCCAGTTTGAGCACCTAGAAAATGGTGGGTTTTGTGTAGAGGGTTATAAAGAGCATATATCTTTTGTCTACATGGATTAAATTCAGGTTTGAGTCAGTGACATTTTCATCAGTGCTTTCAGTCCAGAAAGAGAAATACCAGGAAGGGGAAAGGTAACCCCAGCTAAAGAGATTGACAGAAACTGGGTCCTGCTAGAAGTTTAGGAGGAAAACGTAGCTCTGAGCAGTCATCCATAGCAGTGGTAGAAGAAGCTACACTGATAAAAATCCATGTGTTAATGCAtgtacacacaaacacacaaatgcaCATCAAAATCATGTTAACTCCTGCTACTGATgtccatacaaaaaaaaaatgcttttttttttcagatctaaCAAGTGTTTTGAGGAGCTTCAGTGTTGGTATGATGAATCTGGGCCACCTTCGAGTTTTTGGAAGATGCTGAGCATCCATTTGCTGAAGAGGTTGCCCCATTTTGGTCTTTGGAAGTAGAACATGCAATGGGGGAGGCTCTCAAAATCACTAATCAACTGTCAAACCCACAAATCCAGGCTATTGCTGACTTAGCTACTTCAactgagaaaaagcagagcCTGTGGTTTTTAACTTAAGTTGTTCTTTCTGCTGTGAAAGAAAGAGATGTTGCTGTGCGAGTGGATTGTACGTATGATAAATGCCAAGACTGCAGTTGAATGTAGGGTTACAGCTCAGTGAGGAAGTCCAGACAGTGTCTCAGATGTTGACAGAGTAGCTGTAGGAGCTCATAAATGCCACCGGAGCCCAAAGATTCAATTACAGCCATCGCACTGCACGAAGGGCTATACATACAAGCACAAGCAGAGGATGAAAAATGATTGCTTAAGTAGCAGTTGAGGTGCAGCCTGCTCATGAGCTGAATACAGTAGCACGGAAAAAGGAGTgcggaggaggaaggaaaagcaggacaTGGACAAAAATGGGGGAAGATGAACTGCATGCGTCTGCGTCTCAGGATCCAATCTATGGGTTTTTTATTAGTTACTTTAAAAGAGTGAGCAGTAGAACTAATGCAACCAAATCAAGCCCATGTGTGTGCAGGAACGTGGTGCTCAGGAAAGTGTGCCCAGCATCCTGtcagccaggcagagcagaggcagacTGGACCAAGTGTCTTCCAGTACAAATAGATCAGTTCTGCTCATTCTCCTTCTCACACATCCACGATCTGGATGTCCTCGGAGCCCTCCTTAGGCCTACTTGCGAAGGGAGCTTTGCAATTACTGCCCTGAGTTATACTGCACGTGGAGATAGAAGCGCTATTGGGTAGCGATCCTACTTTTCCTGGGGTTTTCAACTCTCTGAAATTTAGTCCATTTCTTTACTGTTCACACAGTACCAGATGGGCAGTAGCTTTGCTACTGCACAAACAGGGCTGCAGTTTTGAGTTCTGCCCCTTGAGTTCAGAGTTGCCATTAGCTTCATTGGAGCCAGGATTTTACTCAGCCAGACTGCTACAAGAGCCATTGGCATACCCTTCATGCCTGCCCTGGTATCTTCTCTTTGGATTTTTGTTGTCTCACTTTTGTCAAAATAGCTTAAAACCTCTGCCTTTGGTCTCACTTGATGTTCCAATTAGTGTTGCATttccctcctctcttttttttggaCTTGTTGAATGCATCTGCTGcagttttctcctctttttttgtaGTCTTTCTTCAGCCTGTTTTTCCCTCATGCCATCCACACGAACCACTCCAGCAACAGTCTCATGCTTTATCAGCCAATTTTCAGACTATCATGACATCTTCCTGTACCTTGTCTTGTCAGTCACCTTTGAGATTTATTTGGGAAAGAAGTGAAGAGCTCAAAGGCGTTTTGTCTCTGTAACTGTCCCATGAACATCTCCAAGGATTGAGCTATGCCTTGCCTTGAACAGTGCCCAAGTCAGTGTTTGGGCTCTGACCACTGAATAAGAGAGTAATTTAGGCTGAAAGAGGCCTTCAGGGGtcacctggtccaacccccTACTCAGAACATGGTTAACTTCAAATTTAGAGCCAGCTTTGAAATTAAGGCAGGGACTTGTCCTGttgagttttgaatatctccaaatGGTTTCCAGCTCATCTTCTGCAAACTTCACTTTAAGGAAATCAGCGAGTCTAAAAGCACAGTAGGGGGAAGTGAAGGAAGGGCACAGCCTTTTAGTTACAGAGATTTTTGGGGGGCCGAATGTCAGGCTCTCAGCTGTTGGAAGCTGAACAGCTCGGTCGCTGAGTTCAAGGGAATAAGACTCATCTGAGGAACTGACTCCATCCTTGCATTCAGAACTCCCAGCAGACACagtggagcagagctggctttgACACTGCTGCTTGGTTCACCTTCACCCGTTCAGTGTACCTATTAACCTGGAATATGCTGAGATGATTCAGCCCAGGGGAATTGCAGTAACAACATTTATCGTAATTATGCTTCTAAGTAGTCCCATgacccaaaaaaagaaaaaaaagaagaggtagTTAATAAACAAGATGACCTAGTTTAAAAGGCATTGTGGATCCTTTGGAGTCTTGTTATATCACCTCCAAAATGTGGCTATGTAGCATTCATCCTATTAGGGCACTGACTCCAGCTATGCTTGTGTAGCACGGGTATACATTTTGGTGGTCTGGGCAGAAAGCCAGTACACTTGCTTTAGATAAGCAAATGAAAcatatgaataaataatataCATTTTTCCATGCTGCAAGGCTTCCCGTTTCAGCTGGGCCGCAGCACAGAGAGCTTTGTAAATcatcttttttcctcatatgaTGCTAATGGATGCGACAGAGAGATGCACTCAGCTGCCGCTGGGCGTGCAGCACCCTAGTGTCAGCCCTACTCGTGCAGCTACTGGAATTAGCGTTTCATTCTGCGGGctgctctttcctcttccaGACAACTCCAAGACATGACTGCAGCAGACCCACATTCTGCATGCAGGCAAATGCCTTGGCAGCAAATCCACCATTTAAATTCCCCTTCCTGGTttccctggggagaggaggcaaATGAGGGTCTGGAAGTAAAAGTAACCATTAGAAACTCTGCCTCTCCAGAGACCGTGGCTGGTATGTGCACAGAGGagctctgtgtgttttgttcttttaaggGTTGTTCTcgagaataattttctttcccctttcagaAAACCCCGAGCGGGCAGCTCTGTATTTTGTCTCCGGAGTGTGTATTGGACTCGTCTTGACCCTGCTGGCCCTGGTGCTACGGGTGTCCTGCCGAACTGACTGCAAATGTTCCTCCGCGAAAAAACCTCCTCGGGAGCGGGAGAGCGACAGCGACAGCAGCGACAGCGATGACGATTCGGACACCACTTCGGACCTGTCTGCCCGCAGGCACCGCAGGTTCGAGAGGACTTTGAACATGAATGTCTTCACTTCGGCGGAGGAGCTGGAGCGAGCTCAGCGGCTGGAGGAGCGGGAGCGCATCATCCGGGAGATCTGGATGAATGGCCAGCCGGACATCCCAGGGACCAGGAGCCTCAACCGTTACTACTAAGCAATGGAGAGTCCGACCGTCCTGCCCTGcaccctggggctcctccaCACATGatagaggagagggagggaaggaataTTACGTGGGTGtctccccttttcctttcaggCGTGCTACCTGGAGCAGTGTGGACGGACAGCAATAAAGCTTTCCCCATCTCCTTCTCCCCGACATATTGCTATCACCCCTTTTCGTGGACACTTTCTGGTTCCAACAGAGGTGGTTGGCAACTTCACTTCTTAGTAGCAGGCAGGAAGGTGACAATTATAGTCCTCCCATGTGGGACATGGAATTTGGCAAGCTGCGGTACGAGTGCTCCTCTCTTACCTGGGGAGAGAAGTCATCCAGGTTTTGGTGTTCATTTCGGACGTTTTGGTTTCCCTTTCCTGAGGATTGTGGGAGAATTGTGAACAGAATGACAAATCTGGAAAGATGatttgggaagggagggggaggtgcATCCTGACCGATTGTCTTGTGACTTCAGAAGCCATGAGATTAACCTAATTAAAACCCGATGGCAAATACGACTTGTTAAGAactggggggtgggagggggggggaTTCTTCCATTGTGAAATCATCTCGGTGCTTGGATGTTTGCCATAGTGTATTCAGTTATTTATGGCTGTtgtttcatcttccttttcaataggaacatttcttcttctttttttttttttactgacacCTCAGGGATAAAATCCTATTATTTTTTTGAGTCTGTTCTCCCTGCTGGCCCCTGTCAAACACAATCCAACCCACCTCCAACAGTGAAATTATGGTAATATAAGAGATGTGTCAGTGACTGGTGAGAAGTTAACAACCTCAAAGAGGTTgaaaagggttttctttttgttttgttttaaatatatatatatatatatttgaagaTGCTGCACAGGAATGTgccttattctttttttttgttgttaaactACAATTTTCCTATGGATAGCAATGCAcaatgttttatatattttattaaaaaaataaaaaaaataaaagttctaTGTTTACCAGAGGAAAATGGAGACAGAAGAAGCCACATATGACAACAGAATGGGTATAAATGCTAAATAAACTCTGGTTTGCTTCAATACATTTGAATTTGCATCCTCACTTTTGGCGTAGGTTTTGCTCAAGGGAGATGCTTTGGAAGAGCAGCACACCTCTGCAGGCAATCAAGGCTGACGTCTTCTGCATGCAGGAACCTGGAGGCACTTTTTCCTTTGGCTGCAGCCCATCAGTCTACTTCCACGGTGCACAtgggcaggagcagctgagcAATGTGTTGGTTCCCGAGGGGCCACACCAAAGCCTACTTGCACCAAGGGAAAGAGTCCCAGTGATTTCATGATGCTTTGAGTCTGTTCCCCAGACCTAGATCATACCTGGGACAGAAGCAGAAgttaaataaacaacaaaaaaaaaaaaaaggaaaaaggtgaaATACATTTTAGTGCTCCTTCAGTTGTCCCATGAAGTGTTTGATGGGATATCACCACCCTACTTGCTAGCTAGGTGATTATTAGTCACTCCCAAGCACCAGCTCAGATCACTTCAGCCATAAAACTTGGTGTTTTTCAATTCTGCATGGCACAGCTTTAGCCTGCATGGCTTTGGGATGTGCTCCTCTGTCACTTAGACATGCTTATGTCTTAAGGGTTCACAAAAAATGCCAGCAAAGCAAATAGTGACCAAAAGCTCTGAGTGCCCAGAGCTCCTAGCCTCAAGGAGAGATGAATGCAGGTGGACCTGCCCACAAGATGACCAAGGACATTAGAGATGAACGCAGGTGGACCTGCCCACAAGATGACCAAGGACATTAGAGAGGGGCTGTTCATGTGCTGTGCGAAACAGCTGCGTGGTGGGACAGCCCCCTGACGCCAAGGACCTTCTTGGCGCTCTGGCATTGCTGTGGGACATCCTCTCTGGCTGAGGAAAGATGTGTTCGAAGTGCCCACAACTACCTCTCCTGGCTTTTGCAGGGTGAGAGCAAAGTCGAGTAACTGCAACTGGTGGTACTGGTAATGTCAGGCTTGAGGCCGGCCAGCGAGAGGTGGCTTCACTTGCAAAGACAATACTAGTACTGCAGAGGGATTCCTGTTCCTGGGCCTGTGAAGGTTCAAATGGAAAGGTTCAGTAGTGACTTGGGGTGTAATTTTGCAGTGGATATTTAGACAAAAAGCAGGAGGTAGGTCCTGAACCCTGGATGCATTGCCAGGGGCTGTGCTTTAGCTGGAATGTTGAATGCGCTCCGCCGAGGGTGTTGAGGAGCAAAATGACAGGATGAGGTCAGCGGGATCAGTTTTGTTGGCTGTGTGTTTTTCCCCATAGCAAGATACAGTCCCTCAACCTTGGTGATTAAGGGACAGCaaattttcagatttaaagTCCTGTGTCCTGGGAGACAGACTGCAAAACTGATTATAAAAATGCTATAAATGAATGGATTTATGTATATGAGCAAGTGCGGTAAGTCTGAGTGTGCCTCATATGCAACTGAGGGATTAAAATATCTGCTGCAAATGTAAATCACCAATGAACCCCAGTTACAAATGGATGAACAATCCTCCCTTAGCATTGCTAGTGCTGCTGTAAATCTTCCAGCCAAAGCTTGCAGGAGAAAGGAGCAGGTCACGTACGTCACTTAGAGTTGAGCACACAAGCCCAGCTCAGCCTTGCCCTAGGTAACAAGATGTAACAAAAGTAGACTCACTGTCTCACAGCACATGCAATACCTTTACTACTCTCTAGCTCCTTTTGTCTCAGGGCCATGTGTTTCTAAAAAGGCTTTgactaaagaaaaagaaaaactacaaTCCTTTGAGCTACCGTAAGTAAAAAACTTTAAGTCATTTTGTAACTATTTCTGGATTTGTCCCAAAAGTGCTGAATAGTTTGTCTGGGGGAAAAATCACAATCAAGATTCATGAGGCAAGAGTTGCTGGTTTGCCTTTAACTCTATAAACCAATGGGGCAAAAACACTCACCTGGAGTACAGAAACCCTGGATTCACTGCAGGAGGGGTCAAATCCGTGCTTCTGACCCCACGTAAGAGTATGTTAAGCACACGGAGCTTTGGACTTGTCTGGTTTCAATCTTTCGTGTTGTACTCACCATGTCATatgaaacatttaaacactCACAGagcaagaaagcagaaaatacttttctacCCGGCTAATGCGAATCCCTTTTGTAGGACGTTACGCGTAGCTCTGCTTTCTTACTTCCATGCTCATGTAATTTTTTATGTTAAAGTGAGACACTGTCTCCAGAATAACAC from Phalacrocorax carbo chromosome 3, bPhaCar2.1, whole genome shotgun sequence harbors:
- the EVA1A gene encoding protein eva-1 homolog A isoform X4, giving the protein MEPVGVSTEMALLSNVLAAYAFITENPERAALYFVSGVCIGLVLTLLALVLRVSCRTDCKCSSAKKPPRERESDSDSSDSDDDSDTTSDLSARRHRRFERTLNMNVFTSAEELERAQRLEERERIIREIWMNGQPDIPGTRSLNRYY